A DNA window from Paenibacillus andongensis contains the following coding sequences:
- a CDS encoding sensor histidine kinase, whose protein sequence is MSRRGRRAWIWFYRNLFLRDRPLTVKLLVYSGMLVVIPLLVVGMISYQKSSEVLREEANLSNKQIIEQVKLHIEYYIRDFEIDSIRMQNHPSMQQFLRMTSEEEVKNSGIREPMMQLLNDTAYSRSDISRIMLVMENQTVLDTSMNKNVTPALQFIQEPWFTSVPSNSDIMLIIRPPSQRYELEYVPVLSIVKRLVSPLTLEPVATLIMEVNFKRIQEIAERVTIGRTGYLSILDPNGRYIYSPEYTEIGHLANWDQLEWILQQESGSYQAQTGDKPFYTFSLSSYLNWRLVTTIPEKELTRGTAYIRRTIWWTVLATLMMAYLIGIGFATSIVRPVRALQFFMKRVKEGDFLARVDIESKDEIGQLTNDFNKMVEKLQVLLDEIYYSQLREKDLQLRQKETELKVLQSQVNPHFLMNALETVRGMALEKDMTDISVLVASLARLLRYNLNHAGATISLQQEIQICDMYLRIQKYRFDDKLTYEFQIPEWAEGQIIAKFALQPLVENCVVHGIETSAQPVHIVISATQINDHQFVVEIQDSGVGIPAAKLRALQLDLLQKDMITAVSQIGIVNVHRRISYLFGDAYGLELDSGANAGTLVRIKLPLKTHGEEGR, encoded by the coding sequence ATGAGTAGAAGAGGTCGTAGAGCTTGGATTTGGTTCTACAGAAACTTGTTTTTGCGTGATCGTCCACTGACAGTTAAACTGCTCGTCTATTCGGGTATGCTGGTTGTCATTCCGCTGCTTGTGGTTGGGATGATTTCTTATCAGAAATCATCCGAAGTGCTGCGCGAGGAAGCCAATTTGAGTAATAAGCAAATCATTGAGCAAGTCAAGCTGCATATCGAATACTATATTCGAGATTTTGAGATCGACTCGATTCGCATGCAGAATCATCCTTCGATGCAGCAGTTTCTAAGGATGACAAGCGAAGAGGAAGTGAAGAATTCAGGCATCCGCGAGCCCATGATGCAGCTTTTGAATGACACGGCTTACTCCCGATCAGATATTTCTAGGATCATGTTGGTTATGGAAAATCAAACGGTCTTGGATACAAGCATGAACAAAAATGTGACCCCGGCGCTGCAATTTATACAGGAGCCATGGTTTACCAGTGTACCCTCTAACAGTGATATTATGTTGATCATCCGACCGCCTTCTCAGCGTTACGAGCTGGAATATGTGCCTGTTCTCTCCATCGTGAAACGTTTAGTGAGTCCTCTCACTTTAGAGCCCGTTGCTACGTTAATTATGGAAGTCAACTTCAAACGGATTCAAGAGATTGCTGAACGGGTTACAATTGGACGTACGGGGTATTTATCTATTCTTGATCCCAACGGGCGTTATATTTATTCACCGGAGTACACGGAAATCGGTCATTTGGCGAATTGGGATCAGTTAGAATGGATTTTACAGCAGGAAAGCGGATCTTACCAAGCGCAAACGGGCGATAAGCCTTTTTACACCTTCAGCCTGTCCTCCTATTTAAATTGGCGGTTGGTGACGACGATCCCTGAAAAAGAATTGACACGTGGAACGGCGTATATTCGGCGAACGATTTGGTGGACGGTCCTTGCCACATTAATGATGGCCTATTTGATTGGGATTGGTTTTGCTACGAGTATCGTTCGACCTGTAAGGGCGCTGCAATTTTTCATGAAAAGAGTGAAAGAGGGCGACTTTCTGGCTCGTGTGGATATCGAATCCAAAGATGAGATTGGGCAGTTAACGAACGATTTTAATAAAATGGTCGAAAAGCTTCAGGTGCTGCTCGATGAAATTTACTACTCTCAGCTCCGAGAGAAGGATCTTCAACTGCGCCAAAAAGAGACAGAGCTGAAAGTGCTGCAATCGCAGGTTAATCCACACTTTCTCATGAACGCTTTGGAAACGGTGCGCGGGATGGCATTGGAAAAGGATATGACCGATATCTCAGTGCTAGTTGCTTCCCTTGCTCGTCTACTGCGTTACAATTTGAATCATGCTGGGGCAACGATCTCCTTGCAGCAGGAAATTCAGATATGCGACATGTATTTACGGATTCAGAAATATCGGTTTGACGATAAACTCACCTATGAATTCCAAATCCCTGAATGGGCAGAAGGACAAATCATCGCGAAGTTCGCTTTACAGCCCTTGGTTGAAAACTGTGTCGTTCATGGCATTGAAACGAGTGCACAACCTGTTCATATTGTCATTTCAGCTACTCAAATAAATGACCACCAATTCGTTGTTGAGATTCAGGATAGCGGTGTTGGAATTCCGGCTGCGAAACTCCGCGCCTTACAGCTCGATTTGCTGCAGAAGGACATGATTACGGCGGTATCTCAGATCGGCATCGTCAACGTACACCGGCGTATCTCTTATCTGTTTGGTGACGCTTATGGTCTGGAGCTTGATAGTGGCGCAAATGCAGGAACTTTGGTGAGAATCAAGCTGCCGCTGAAGACTCACGGAGAGGAAGGGAGGTAG
- a CDS encoding response regulator transcription factor, which produces MYKVILVDDERWVRVVLRKAVEQTRLPFKIVQECANGLEAMDALLEHSADLVISDVKMPIMDGIALAEQMTQVSANLILVSGYDDFQLAQKAIRYGVKDYLLKPVEMEAMADCLGRWMQDRTTNTARRLADSPLIGTDELSAIEQVQQFISSNLSRDISLTDAAALVHLNPSYLSQLFKQQTGGKFVDYVIEMRMEEAKKLLIKTSLRVSEISERLGYGDISYFSSTFKKLIGCSPLEYRKCGGRLDEAK; this is translated from the coding sequence ATGTACAAAGTCATTCTCGTGGACGATGAAAGATGGGTTCGTGTCGTACTTCGCAAAGCCGTGGAACAAACAAGGCTGCCTTTCAAAATCGTACAGGAATGCGCGAACGGTTTGGAAGCTATGGATGCATTGTTAGAGCATAGCGCCGATTTAGTTATCTCGGATGTAAAGATGCCGATCATGGACGGCATTGCTTTGGCGGAACAGATGACGCAAGTATCAGCTAATTTAATCCTAGTGAGCGGGTATGACGATTTTCAGTTAGCTCAGAAAGCGATACGTTATGGCGTAAAAGATTACTTACTGAAACCCGTGGAAATGGAGGCGATGGCGGACTGTTTGGGCCGATGGATGCAAGACAGGACAACGAATACAGCGAGGCGGTTGGCGGATTCCCCGCTAATCGGTACGGACGAACTGTCAGCCATTGAACAAGTGCAGCAGTTTATCAGCTCGAACTTATCCAGAGATATTAGCTTAACCGATGCCGCAGCTTTGGTACATTTGAATCCCAGCTACTTGAGCCAACTTTTTAAGCAGCAAACGGGAGGCAAGTTCGTCGATTATGTCATTGAAATGCGCATGGAGGAAGCGAAGAAGCTGCTTATAAAAACGTCTTTACGTGTTTCTGAGATCTCGGAACGGCTTGGTTATGGGGATATTTCTTACTTCAGCAGTACGTTCAAAAAACTGATAGGCTGCTCCCCTTTGGAATATAGGAAATGTGGCGGGAGGCTGGATGAAGCCAAATGA
- a CDS encoding AraC family transcriptional regulator, with product MQKSGSLFTSFLTEYHCHPQVMAYYYKQWQGFNMPFHRHDAVEIMYTIQGYCDVEIQTFPTQTGRVSLKKGEFIIMDANVSHRLIVDEAAPCRMLNVEFRFTQQKGVFPSIHQLAAEDKLLASFLEVKSPYLVLRDPDEVYHIMKSLVLELDKADAKSETMVQLLIAQLLIRIARLRQEAASSGLAQTEWYVKQSMDFLHQNYDRDIQVKDIAGAVNLHPGYLQRIFKSLTGQTLMAYLTVIRMEKAKMLLLETDVPISEICDYIGVGSRQYFHMLFKDYTDLTPTEYRKSMETEKREYPEKS from the coding sequence ATGCAGAAAAGCGGTAGCCTTTTCACCTCATTCTTGACTGAGTATCACTGCCATCCACAAGTGATGGCGTATTATTATAAACAATGGCAAGGCTTCAATATGCCCTTTCATCGTCATGATGCGGTAGAAATCATGTATACCATCCAAGGTTACTGCGACGTTGAAATCCAGACTTTCCCTACACAAACCGGGAGAGTTAGTCTCAAAAAGGGAGAGTTCATTATTATGGACGCCAATGTCTCTCATCGATTGATCGTTGACGAGGCTGCCCCCTGTAGAATGCTAAATGTAGAGTTCCGTTTTACCCAGCAAAAGGGTGTGTTTCCATCTATTCATCAACTGGCTGCAGAAGACAAGCTATTGGCTTCTTTCCTTGAGGTCAAATCTCCTTATTTGGTACTGCGCGACCCCGATGAGGTTTATCATATTATGAAAAGCTTGGTGCTTGAACTGGATAAAGCAGACGCCAAAAGTGAAACGATGGTGCAATTGCTCATCGCTCAGCTGCTCATACGAATTGCGCGACTTAGACAAGAAGCAGCAAGCAGCGGGCTGGCGCAAACTGAGTGGTATGTGAAACAAAGCATGGATTTTTTGCATCAGAACTATGACCGCGACATTCAAGTGAAGGATATTGCTGGAGCCGTAAATTTACACCCCGGGTATTTGCAGCGGATTTTCAAATCGTTAACAGGGCAAACCCTAATGGCGTATTTAACCGTGATTCGAATGGAAAAAGCCAAAATGCTGCTGCTGGAAACAGATGTACCGATTTCAGAAATATGCGATTATATCGGGGTTGGAAGCCGACAGTATTTTCATATGCTTTTCAAAGACTATACCGACTTAACCCCTACGGAATATCGTAAATCAATGGAAACTGAGAAGAGGGAATACCCAGAAAAAAGTTAG
- the dctP gene encoding TRAP transporter substrate-binding protein: MKMKRKYITALSTVIGTSLLLAACGGGSTPTNSGSTTTPGAASPAAATKKADGPKLNFRLAETHPADYPTTLGDKKFAELVNQASDGRIKIDVFPASQLGEEKAVIEQVQLGAIEFTRVSTGALGGFNKQYEVFSLPYIFDNDNHQWKFLESEQGTKLLDSLESSRMKGLAYYSSGARHFYSKKPIKSIADLKGLKIRVIQNKVNIDLMNALGANATPMPYGDVFNALQTGVIDAAENNYPSYFSSNHFQQAKNLILDQHQRVPEVLLISKVAWDKLSADDKALIKKAALESVKTQKAEWDKFEKDSEAKVKAAGVTITDVSDLKPWQDAVKPVIEKYRNDYKETLEAIEKARK, translated from the coding sequence ATGAAAATGAAAAGAAAATACATCACGGCTCTAAGTACAGTGATTGGTACTAGTCTTTTACTCGCTGCTTGCGGTGGCGGCAGTACACCGACGAATAGCGGTTCAACAACGACTCCTGGAGCCGCAAGCCCTGCAGCAGCAACGAAGAAAGCCGATGGTCCTAAATTAAATTTCCGTCTGGCTGAGACACACCCTGCTGACTACCCAACGACACTAGGCGATAAGAAATTCGCCGAACTCGTCAATCAAGCATCGGATGGACGCATCAAAATCGATGTATTCCCTGCCTCCCAACTCGGAGAGGAGAAAGCTGTAATCGAGCAAGTGCAGCTTGGCGCTATTGAATTCACTCGTGTTAGTACAGGAGCACTTGGCGGGTTCAACAAGCAGTATGAGGTGTTCAGTTTGCCCTACATTTTCGATAATGATAATCATCAATGGAAATTCTTAGAAAGCGAGCAAGGAACGAAGCTGCTCGATAGCTTAGAGTCTTCACGTATGAAAGGACTGGCGTATTACAGCTCAGGGGCTCGTCATTTCTATTCAAAGAAGCCGATTAAAAGCATCGCCGATCTGAAAGGACTCAAAATACGCGTTATCCAAAATAAGGTCAACATTGACCTCATGAACGCGCTTGGCGCGAATGCAACCCCAATGCCTTATGGAGACGTCTTCAATGCGTTGCAAACAGGTGTCATCGATGCCGCTGAGAATAACTATCCGAGCTACTTCTCATCCAACCATTTTCAACAAGCCAAAAATCTCATTCTTGACCAGCACCAACGAGTACCTGAAGTCCTTTTGATCTCTAAAGTAGCTTGGGATAAGCTGTCGGCCGACGATAAAGCACTTATTAAAAAGGCTGCTCTTGAATCCGTCAAAACGCAAAAAGCAGAATGGGATAAATTCGAGAAGGATTCCGAAGCCAAAGTGAAAGCGGCGGGAGTTACAATTACGGATGTATCCGACCTTAAGCCATGGCAAGATGCTGTAAAGCCTGTAATCGAGAAGTACCGCAACGACTATAAAGAAACGTTAGAAGCGATCGAGAAAGCTAGAAAATAG
- a CDS encoding cupin domain-containing protein — protein MSNIGVWEAAEPGVQRCILKAEVGLMMMEVHFEPGAIGYQHSHVHEQMSYCLKGKIEFTIDGVVTVIEQGQTIYIPSNAKHGVTALEESALLDVFTPIREDLVKR, from the coding sequence ATGTCTAATATTGGCGTATGGGAAGCAGCCGAGCCAGGCGTTCAGCGCTGCATTCTGAAAGCTGAGGTTGGCTTAATGATGATGGAGGTTCATTTCGAGCCAGGAGCCATCGGTTACCAACACAGCCATGTTCATGAACAAATGTCCTATTGCTTAAAAGGGAAAATTGAGTTTACCATAGATGGTGTGGTGACCGTTATCGAGCAAGGTCAGACGATATACATACCAAGTAATGCCAAGCATGGTGTTACGGCATTAGAAGAATCCGCGTTGTTAGATGTCTTCACACCGATTCGCGAAGATCTTGTAAAACGGTAA
- a CDS encoding TRAP transporter large permease, giving the protein MDPTIAILILCITFVGLIVLRFPISLALAGSSLLTLLYLKVPLATVGQTMIQGMNSYSLLTIPFFILAGQIMSEGQMALRLINLAQVLVGGIRGGLAMVNCVACMFFGNISGSAIADVSSIGSVMIPMMKKKGYDTDYAVGVTVSAAIQGVVVPPSHNLVLYSLAAGGGISIASLFLAGIVPGLILCVSLMITSYIIAIKRGYTKSEAVPMREIPKIVRDGLLSLLTAVIILGGIFTGWFTATESGALACLYAFILTFLVYRDIPISRMWIILQRTFRTVAMVLFLIAASATFSWVLAFLKVPGMLTDWMLGITDSPIVILLIINVLLLLLGAPMDMAPLILIMTPILLPVVTALGMDPVHFGIIMMLNLGIGLLTPPVGTVLFVGSAIGNISISEGTKAMMPFFYVMCVVLMILTYIPGLVMWLPNLMK; this is encoded by the coding sequence ATGGATCCGACCATCGCTATTCTCATACTTTGTATCACCTTTGTTGGTCTGATCGTCCTCCGCTTTCCGATCTCATTGGCTTTAGCAGGCTCTTCACTGCTCACCTTGCTTTACTTGAAAGTCCCGCTGGCCACTGTGGGCCAAACGATGATTCAGGGAATGAACTCTTACTCCCTCCTGACCATACCGTTCTTTATTCTTGCCGGGCAAATCATGAGTGAAGGCCAGATGGCACTTCGCCTCATCAATCTCGCTCAAGTTCTTGTCGGAGGCATACGCGGAGGCTTAGCCATGGTCAACTGTGTCGCCTGTATGTTCTTCGGTAACATCTCCGGCTCCGCCATTGCTGACGTCTCCTCCATCGGCTCTGTCATGATTCCGATGATGAAGAAAAAGGGTTATGATACCGATTACGCAGTTGGCGTTACGGTCTCAGCCGCTATTCAAGGCGTTGTTGTGCCGCCAAGCCACAACCTCGTCCTTTATTCCCTAGCGGCTGGCGGTGGAATCTCCATCGCATCGCTTTTCCTAGCGGGCATCGTCCCGGGCTTGATTCTATGTGTCTCGCTGATGATCACGAGTTATATCATCGCTATCAAGCGCGGCTATACGAAGAGTGAGGCAGTGCCAATGCGAGAAATTCCAAAGATTGTACGAGATGGTCTGCTATCCCTTCTGACAGCCGTCATCATTCTAGGCGGTATATTCACAGGCTGGTTTACGGCTACAGAAAGCGGCGCATTAGCTTGTTTATACGCCTTTATTCTCACTTTTCTAGTGTATCGAGATATTCCCATAAGCCGGATGTGGATCATTCTCCAACGTACATTTCGAACCGTAGCTATGGTGCTCTTCCTGATAGCTGCCTCTGCTACCTTCAGTTGGGTATTAGCCTTTCTCAAAGTTCCCGGCATGTTAACGGATTGGATGCTGGGCATCACAGACAGCCCCATTGTCATTTTGCTGATCATCAACGTCTTGCTGCTCTTACTGGGTGCTCCGATGGATATGGCTCCACTCATTTTAATCATGACGCCTATTTTACTTCCGGTCGTGACGGCCCTTGGCATGGATCCTGTTCACTTCGGCATCATTATGATGTTAAACTTAGGCATTGGACTGCTAACACCGCCTGTCGGAACCGTCCTCTTCGTAGGCTCTGCGATTGGAAATATTTCGATTTCGGAAGGCACCAAAGCCATGATGCCATTCTTTTATGTCATGTGCGTCGTGCTCATGATCCTTACCTATATCCCTGGGCTGGTCATGTGGCTTCCTAACTTAATGAAATAA
- a CDS encoding helix-turn-helix domain-containing protein, which yields MANPLEHFSFHHIDSATVGTIVYPPGGRYGPRIQQDIQLVLLHTGSMEVTIDGDLFRLEPGNVAFLKPGHIEYFTFANEQDSWHRWVAISVQPLSEDEMKALEQVPFSLPISEHLNRITDLMLSIRSEHADTGTVMRSLGHTAIQLFLSELSKAQLQQDIHPSVLLAKSYIHQTFKENLSLPLIAAHAGVSDEHLVRLFRKYEQTTPIKYVWHYRVLRAMELLAHTGLSISEIAHRSGFQTSYHFARLVKQQTGKTPSEIRTSSWKKGDSHAEKR from the coding sequence ATGGCGAATCCATTGGAACATTTTAGTTTTCATCATATCGATTCCGCGACAGTCGGTACGATTGTATATCCACCGGGTGGCCGGTATGGTCCTCGCATCCAACAAGATATTCAGCTCGTTCTCTTACATACGGGTTCTATGGAAGTGACCATTGATGGCGATCTCTTCCGATTGGAGCCCGGCAATGTGGCATTTCTGAAGCCTGGGCACATCGAGTATTTCACATTTGCGAATGAGCAGGACAGTTGGCATCGTTGGGTGGCCATTAGCGTCCAACCGTTATCAGAAGATGAAATGAAAGCGTTAGAGCAGGTTCCGTTTAGCCTCCCGATTTCTGAACACTTGAATCGAATAACTGACCTTATGCTATCGATCCGATCCGAGCATGCAGATACAGGAACAGTCATGAGAAGTCTCGGTCACACAGCGATTCAATTGTTTCTATCCGAGTTGTCCAAAGCGCAGCTGCAGCAAGACATCCATCCTTCTGTTTTACTTGCCAAATCATACATTCATCAAACATTTAAAGAAAACTTGAGTCTGCCCTTAATAGCTGCTCATGCGGGAGTTTCGGATGAGCACTTGGTCCGGCTTTTCCGTAAATACGAGCAAACGACGCCGATTAAATATGTGTGGCACTATCGTGTACTGCGCGCTATGGAGTTACTAGCCCATACAGGTTTATCGATATCGGAAATCGCTCATCGAAGCGGGTTCCAAACCAGTTACCACTTCGCGCGATTGGTGAAGCAGCAAACAGGTAAAACTCCTTCAGAGATAAGGACTTCCTCTTGGAAGAAAGGAGATTCCCATGCAGAAAAGCGGTAG
- a CDS encoding alpha-glucosidase/alpha-galactosidase: MSFKVAFIGAGSIGFTRGLLRDLLAVPEFHDIQVAFTDINQHNLEMVTELCQRDIRENGLNIEIQASTDRREALKDAKYVLCTIRVGGLEAFATDVDIPLKYGVDQCVGDTLCAGGIMYGQRGISEMLRICQDIREVAAPDVLLLNYANPMAMLTWACNKYGGVRTIGLCHGVQHGHQQIAEVYGLEKKEVDIICAGINHQTWYVQIRHNGQDLTGGLLEAFENHPEFTRTEKVRIDMLRRFGYYSTESNGHLSEYVPWYRKRASEIQDWIDMGSWINGETGGYLRVCTEGRNWFETDFPNWMKDKAIVYTAEKRSEEHGSYIIEGLETGRVYRGHFNLVNNGVISNLPDDAIIEAPGYVDRNGISMPHVGDLPIGPAAVCNVSISVQRLAVEAAVHGDDKLLRQAFMMDPLVGAVCNPKEIWQMVDEMLVAQEAWLPQYGAAITEAKQRLAAGNLVPTRSYEGAARLKVKTVEEMQQDREAANKNAGEADKGKDRAAVNS; this comes from the coding sequence ATGTCATTTAAGGTAGCTTTTATTGGAGCAGGGAGTATTGGATTTACACGCGGACTACTACGAGATTTGTTAGCGGTACCTGAATTTCACGATATTCAAGTCGCTTTTACGGACATCAATCAACATAATTTAGAGATGGTCACCGAGCTATGTCAAAGGGATATTCGAGAAAATGGGTTGAATATTGAGATTCAAGCTAGTACAGATCGTAGAGAAGCTTTGAAAGATGCGAAGTATGTCTTATGTACGATTCGTGTGGGAGGTCTGGAGGCTTTTGCCACCGATGTGGATATTCCCCTAAAATACGGTGTTGACCAATGTGTAGGCGACACGCTATGTGCAGGCGGTATTATGTATGGTCAGCGCGGCATCTCGGAAATGCTTCGCATTTGCCAAGATATTCGTGAAGTGGCGGCGCCTGATGTGCTGCTGTTGAATTATGCGAATCCGATGGCCATGCTGACTTGGGCTTGCAACAAGTACGGCGGTGTGCGGACGATTGGTCTCTGTCACGGTGTTCAGCATGGGCATCAACAAATCGCGGAAGTGTACGGCTTGGAGAAAAAGGAAGTAGATATTATTTGCGCAGGCATCAATCACCAAACTTGGTATGTGCAGATTCGTCACAACGGTCAGGATTTGACTGGCGGTCTGCTTGAAGCCTTCGAGAATCATCCGGAGTTCACGCGTACGGAGAAAGTGCGTATCGACATGCTGCGCCGCTTTGGTTACTACAGTACAGAATCCAACGGACATCTTAGCGAGTATGTGCCTTGGTACCGAAAGCGTGCTAGCGAAATCCAAGATTGGATCGACATGGGCAGCTGGATTAATGGAGAAACAGGCGGCTATCTGCGTGTTTGCACGGAGGGACGCAATTGGTTCGAGACGGATTTCCCGAACTGGATGAAGGATAAAGCAATTGTTTACACGGCGGAGAAACGCAGTGAAGAGCATGGCTCCTATATTATTGAAGGTCTTGAAACCGGACGCGTGTACCGCGGACATTTCAACTTAGTCAATAACGGCGTTATCTCGAATTTGCCAGATGATGCGATTATCGAAGCACCAGGCTACGTAGATCGCAACGGCATCTCGATGCCGCATGTTGGAGACCTGCCGATCGGACCCGCAGCGGTATGCAATGTGAGTATTTCCGTGCAGCGGCTTGCTGTGGAAGCGGCCGTGCATGGTGATGATAAACTGCTTCGTCAAGCATTTATGATGGATCCACTCGTAGGAGCTGTCTGCAATCCCAAAGAAATATGGCAGATGGTTGATGAAATGTTGGTCGCACAGGAGGCATGGCTGCCTCAGTATGGCGCGGCGATTACAGAAGCAAAGCAACGTCTCGCAGCTGGAAACCTTGTTCCAACGCGCAGCTATGAAGGTGCAGCACGCTTGAAGGTGAAGACGGTGGAAGAAATGCAGCAGGATCGTGAAGCTGCGAATAAAAATGCAGGTGAAGCGGACAAAGGGAAGGATCGCGCAGCGGTTAACTCGTAA